AACATAGCAATCAAGTTTTTAGAAATGGCTGAGAATATGCAAAGACCCAGGAACCATGCAGCAATTACTTGTCCTGTGAATTGGCCCtccaatagaaaaaatttagcAGTCTTGCGAAATAAAAACCTAGGGAATGAATGACTGTAAACTATTTCACTACCGGTGGTTCTGGTCTCCAGCCTGAGGAGCCTTTATTGGTAGGATTTCAACCTCCTGAAGAGGTAATCTATATTGATAGAGAGAggaattttatgattttcataCCTAGAGATAATCCTTCAACCGTTTGCAATCACTTAGAGATAATCCTTCTGATTTTAAAACTGCATACAACAATAGTGTCACACTtagaactataattttaaaatccggCCCGGCCTGACAGGTTGACCCAGAACCTGGCTGATCCTGGGCTGGAATCAgattgggttaaaaaaaaaatatggtaagAAAAAACTTGGTGTAACCTGGTGGGTTAACCTGGTCAAAACCTTAGTTGTAAtccgttgacttttttttttttttttttacctaaaacaatgttgttttgattttaaaaaaaaaaattgacctgacCGACCCGATAACCCAgtcaaaactcaaaacccaGGTCTTGGACCGAGCCAAGTCTGAAAACTATGCTTAAATCAGTAGCGAGGTATAGATTGGTTGACATGATGGGATGCTTCACTTCTAAAACAGTTCCCAAAACATTGTAATGTAGCTTCTCCCACTTGTTTCATGTTAATATGTCTCATTTTAATGGGATTCAACCTGGAAGAGCTAGTAAGCCTCTGAATATCATTTGTCTGATGAGCTAGAACAAGAATAGAAGAGCACAAACATtacttatattttgtttgatgtgtttgaaattgtatttttaatatgtaatgTTGTATTTTCTATGTGGTATAGTGGTGTGTATGTTTTGGTAATGAATAGAAGGGAGTAGAATTTATCACTCCGCTATCTATTTTTGGAGTATAACAAACTGTAATTTGGAGATTAATAGTTTCAAGGGAAATTGATTGTGGGtttaaatgggaaaaaaaaaatttaacttgaagaAATGTTTTAAGTTGGGTAAAAATTATGTATAGCTTTCTCAATATCATGTTtctcatcttgaattttttatattttttttattctatactGATATGTCTTGTTCTTCCCTGCTGCACTGAGTCGAACTTCCTCAATCAAGTCCAAGTTTGCATTCAGCTATTTATCATTGTTAGTAGGAATAGTGTTTCGCTTATGAAAAATTTCTATGTAGTCATGTATGCTAACAAAAtctcatccaaaaaaaaaaaaaagagaccatTAATTCTCTAATGGAGCCTGCATCAAGTTTTattgattagtttttaaaattcgtgaaaatgttttttttcttaaataaagttttgaagGAGCATTCGTTTTAACCAAATGTAACAATAAAGGGTAAAATAGACGagattattttcaataatttttttttattaatgtgtgCGTTCGTTGCCTTGTTCTGTTCAAATTAAAGTACGCGTAGGATTATATTATTGCtaataaaggaaaaagaaaaaagaaatttgaccAAGCCTTGCGTACATTATTCGCAGTAGCGCTTTTCAAACCGGGAAACTAGCCGTTGGAGATTGAGGAGAAAACGGACAAATCATTGTCAACCACCGTCGTTCTAACGTTCGAAAACACGCCAAACCCTGCCCCAAAACTTTCCTAAACGGTATCGTAATTGCCATTCTCAAATTCTTATAAACCCATGGCATGGCCTccctcatctctctctcttgaaacgctctctttctctctctaaaaaacacaaagaagaagaagaagaagagacacTCTCTTGAGCCtctcttccttttgttttcaaaacaaaccaaacttCACTAGTCAGTATCTGGATTTgggttctctttctttcttctgttgGTGCTTTCGATACCCTTCTTTTGAATTCtaagcaaagaaagaaagaagagagacaATGGCAACTGTTAATGGGTATCAAGGGAATACTCCGGTGGCTGCTCCGGCGGGGACTACCCCATCAAAACAGACTGTCACAGCGGCAAAGATTGTCGATACGCAATCCGTGCTTAAAcggtaattttcttttctttttgcatcTGATCTGTTCTTTTCATTTGTCAAACCATGTAATATATATCACGAGTTATAACTGGATTTATTTTatgggttttcttttcttgttcgtACATGTGATtttgtgacttttttttctttgttattaaatcagatgatgtttttgtttaatgaatttgGATGGTGTCATTTAAGCTATTGATTTCATGTGACTGATTCTTTATCTAACCGTAGTTTTGAATGACTCAATTGGGTTTCTTTAAGCCCTGTTTGATTGTTTGTCTTAAATTGGGGGGTCTGCTTTTCATTGTTCGATAAGCTTGAGCtggtctctctcttttttctttcatttgcttGCAGTATCTCatggtttaatttaatatatatatgtatatattcttGAGAATTGGTTGCTTTTAACCTGATTGGATCTGATTACTTGTTGTCTTTTAATTTGCTTGAGAAtctttagggtttatttatttattcatataaatttgaCTAATTgctacttctttttttaaccaGGTTGCAATCTGAACTGATGGCATTGATGGTAAGAATATTGAAACCTGTCTTGTTGTTGTATCTCTTATTTTCTCAGCAACAAATCAATGATTAACATTGTTTTGTAGATGAGTGGAGAATCTGGGATATCTGCCTTCCCTGAAGGGGACAACATATTTTGCTGGAAAGGAACAATCAAAGGCAGCAAAGATACAGTTTTTGAAGAAACAGAATACAAGCTATCCCTTTCATTCCCAAATGACTATCCTTTCAAGCCTCCAAAGGTCAAGTTTGAAACCAGCTGCTTCCATCCCAATGTGGACATCTATGGCAACATTTGCTTGGACATTCTTCAGGTAAAATTAAATCTTCTACTGTTCTCAATGTTGTTGTTAAAATTTTGTTGTCTAAATGTGCTTTTGTTCAAACTGGCTGATCTAACTCCGATGCTTTGCTTTATATTTGTGTGTTCCTAGGATAAATGGTCATCTGCCTATGATGTGAGGACAATATTGCTATCTATCCAAAGCCTGCTTGGAGGTAAATcttatttttccattttctgTTTATGGAGGTTGGTGATTTAATTTCTTACTACTAAGATCATTTCTCTCTGTGTGATGCAGAACCAAACACCAGCTCACCTCTAAACACTCAAGCAGCACAACTTTGGAGCAATCAACAAGGTTTGTTGTTGTCACTTTGGATGTAATGATTTACGTAAATGGTGCGTTGCTTGGAGATTGAATAACTAATTACTTAATTTGGCACCTTGTAATTGTTGCAGAGTATAGGAAAATGGTCGAGAAGTTGTACAAGCCTCCAAGTGCTGCTGCTTAGATGGAAGAGGGGTCCAAAagagtagtagtagtagtgtgCGTTACTTCACTGTTTTGTTGGATGTGGTTTGAACTTCCCTCTTCCACAACTATAGCTTTTACTGTACTGACTCAATGGAAAATGAATTTATGGATCTGATTTTTCTTGCCATCTACTCCTTGTGCCGTGCATTCTGAGGAATAATAAGAACAGGGGGGGTTTTGTTCTCAAAAAGTGATGAGAatggttgatttttgtttgggtatTGTTCTCACATCATACGCTTagtgttattaaaataaaagaataagactATTTTCGCCTGTAATAATTATCAACAAATTATCATccctcccttctcttctcccaTTTATTTTGCAAGCTGAATGAAAATCCAGTGTATTAGTTATCGTTTCTGCCTTTGGAAAAGTAAACtatatttgaattttgtttttatttaaactataaaaattaatttaatatatttttaaacaaaaaacactatATCATCATCGCTACTAGAATTCCAAACAATTAGTCTTGCACCAAGGCACTGCAAAATAAATAAGGGGCAAAGAACAAAGGGGTAGAAGGGAAGAAAATCACGAGATAGATTTTTTTGTCTTCTGGTAACAATGTCAGAACAAAACGATAAACATTCTTATAACAAGGCAGCTCAAGAATGAAATGAAGTTCAGTTGAACCAAAATTTCTAAAGCTGCTTTGCTTTCAGTTTGAGATGTGACAAGTTACTACTACTTCGAAGATGTGAGCTGCCTCAAGTTGTACTTGGACAACTCCTTGTACTTTTCAATAACCCCGATCAAGCACAGAGtctgaaaaaataacaaaaaaaataaccaagttAATGGGGCAAAAAACAATCTAGCACCACCATAGagcaaacttttttcttttccagttaCCATTGATCTTACAACCAATAACTAGTGCTTTGCAATAAAGAATACATAGTTTAAACGGCTAAACAAATGTGATTCCAGCCCCCAATAATGTAAAACATGGTTTTGAACAAGTCTCTCTGCATACGACAAGACAGCAGGGAAGAGAACAGATTTTTACCTTGACAATTTCAACTACAATTGTCTTGTCAGGATTGCTAAGATCAACTTTATGAGGTCCAGGAACACATTTTGCAAcggaatttataattttcatcctGTCAATACCAGAGTTTGCACGGGCTTCATACATTACTGCAAACTGCACAGAATGAGCAAGTGGTCAAATTGTAGCTTGTTGCATGTGATGCAACTAGGTTGGGTCAGCTATATGGATCCTTCCGCGCCATGCAGTGGGTCCCTATTGACTCAGTTAAATTCAGCAAATTCGAATTTCTCATCTGCAAAGATTTCCTATATTCTATCACAATTAGGATGCCTGCAGGGGTGATTTTAGCAATGTAGAAGCGTCTCATGTTTGATTAATAGAAGAAACAAACATTATTTTGGatctttattcaattaaatgtgATGGCATTCAATGCCCTCTATTGTCCCATTCCCAGTGTGATGGAGCTACCTCAACAGCAACTCCTGAACTAAGTGTGTCCTGAACTAAATATGAGGGACCTGAGAATTTCACAGAAACCATCAAATTTTATCTGAGGTTCACTATGCACTTCAAAAGTACCGCTAGAGCTAGCTCCTTAACACAAAAGTGACATGGAATCAATGTACTtaatttgaaattctaagaaatAATGACAAAGCAGGGCACTaattcatgaatatatatatacagatatAATTTTACCTCTTAATTCAATTGTGCTTTCTTTTCTATCTCCTTCTTCACAGTATTTCTAAAAGATTTTTATCCTTTCTACTCATTCAATTTCGGTGAAGAAAGCAGCTCTTGCTATTGGCAAATTTAGCAGGATGATCATTGAAAAGTCCTATCAAAGGTTCTAATGGTTAAATGAGTGTTTTTCGAAGGACTTGGTTTATTCTTTAGGTTTTAGCACTAAAACTTTTGgaagctaaaaaaacaaaatggatcAGAAAAATACTATATCTAGGAAGTCTCATGCTATTGTGCATGCAACAGATGGTGGCAGTTTTAGAATAAAATCTTGTTGCGTGCTTGCAATCTTCTAATGGGGAGACTCCAttgaaattattcttttaaatttgaaactcCTAGGAAGCCTCAATGACTTGTTCCCCCTTGCTAGTATTCAAAGAGGCTGAACAGCTGATTTTTATTTGCCTTTTGCTTCCAATTTCTCTACAAATTCCAAAACAAACTCTAGTTTCTCTAAATACAAGAACCATAAAATTTCCAATTCTTTTTAACAATCCAAATTCTGTCCtgtgtaagtttttttattataaatcttggttccaaatcattttccaaaatGACTAGAATCCCACACACGCTAACAACTTTGGAAGCACTTGTGGCTAAAGATAAAGAGCTTAGGCTTAGGAGCTGGTCCTGGACTCTTATGGGCGAAATCTTTATATTCAAGAAAGCCAAAATCCACTTCTGAGACTTGATTATCTGTACTTGCTCTAGTAGGCATATTCCCTGTGTAAAGGTTGACAAAACCAGGGTATCATACTAAGAAGCAGAGCCTGGGCATGCTCTTTCTTTCGCTTTCAATCTGAACCAGCTTAAGATGAATTATTCAATAAGTCAAGGCTGAACAAACATATCAAGTTTCTCCCTAAACAACAGATTCCTCACCGCAGGGAGCCCAAAGTAATTCATCTTCATCAGCTCCACACAACAAATCCAAGTGCCTATCTCCAGCCAAATTCGTTTCATCATATTCTATCCTAAATCTTATTAGGAACTTCTTGTATGCCAAATTTTTTATCCAGGTACTCACCTTAAGTATGACCAGCTTATTCTTTGTAATACTCACATTGGCCAAACAACCtgaattttatttgcttttgctTTCAGTTCCACTCCAAAttccaaaacaaacaataatttcTCTATATACAAAAACCCTATTTTTTCCAAATGCTTCACCAACccagattttgtttttccttaaacCTGTTAGGAACTTCTTGTCTGCTTAATTTTATCCCGTTTAACTCACCTTATAGAATTCTACCATAAAGGACCACGTACTTTTGGTGATAAATGtcatatttgaataaatataaattctGAACCTCCTTTTACACAGAACCCCTTACCCATGCTGAATTATGACTATGATCATGGATGCAAAAACAGATTGGTATCACTTGCTCATATCAGTTTCAACTTCACATGATGCTAGATCTTGGCTTAATTTAAATTCTGAATCAAGTCTCTACTAAAAGTCAAACCATACAATAAAGTTGGAGCAAGACTAATGCTACATTggcaaaatatttgaaaatcaactcTTTCCAAAAGCGTGCCCGATGCATTCCCAAGTTGTAAAGCATTGCTGCGTTAACTAATGCAATTTATTCATGTTGAtgcaataacttaaattgtCAAAACGCTACTCAAAACACTTTATctactatttgttttatgacTTTAATTACGGAAGACCAAAGAAGTATTGCCAATTTATTTTGAGCTAAGGATCAACGGAATTGATAGATCTAGGTACCTTCTGCGGGTCCTGGGTATCCACAGGAAAATATTTCTCCACAACTGGTGCAATTGCTCTTGAAATTTCCTCTTCTGAAGCATAGCACGCAACTTCAATTGGTAACACTCTTAAAATGAACCTGTATATGAACAAACAGTATATAACTTTAGCATGTTAAAATGATATGGCATTTCTTTTCAGATGTTGCGTGTGTTCTTGGCCTCTTGCAGAACTTCAGAAAGCCAATTTGGTACTCTATGAACCAATGTCACATGGTTGACCTATGCATTTTGCAAGTGAAATCCATAAGCACTGCCTAAAAATAGAGCGCAACACACAAAGAGAGAATATCTAACGCTTACCAGAAGCTATGTGTTCATAAAATTTAACATAAGAAGTCAGCAATTCATGAACCTGGACATGTGTTTCCTTGTTGATGCAGCAGATGTCATCATATGTTGCACAATATCTTTGGGACAAGGGTCCCCATCTATCTTGCGCATTTGAACAAAGATAACACCATTACAACCAGAATCAAGGCTGAGAAAGCGTCTCTGTTCAAAAAGGACAAATATTCAAAATCAGAGCAAGAATCAGATGATATGGTAAAAAATAGCaccaaaaaaaatgattgagacCACCCTTTGTGGGAATGCTCACCATGACAGCAGGAATTAATGAATTCAACATATAGTCAACTCAGCAAGGAGGAGAACAGTtatcaaaacagaaaaaatgtAGCATATAGGAGATAAAACACTCCAAGAATCACGAGGAGTAAAGCTACACTATTTACTACAAACATAAGAGCACCCATGTGCACCATGCCCTACCATAATGTTTGTCCATAGAGTCACAGTTCACTCTGAGATAGGATTAAGAGGAAAAATaacacgagaaaaaaaaaaaaaaaaagagggataaACCTTACAATTGTGTCACCCAGAATACTTTCTTAAAGTGGAATCAGAATATAATTTTGTGTTTCCTGTCTAGGGTGAAGGGGAGGGAGGTAGTTTTGTTGGATGGTACAGTGCACTgctattatgtttttatcttcatttcaaGCTAAATCATTGTACTTTCAGTACAAGCGGAAAACCTTATTGAGTACCGACCAGCACATCTAAGATGCTTGCAGGTGCTGAGTGTACTTGGTGGGAATTTGCATAATCTATAACCAAATAggggaagagaaggagaagagccaatgacaaacacaggaaagaaaaggaaaaattaattcaacaaaagaacaaataCAAAATCTATTGATGTCTAgccaaaaattcaatttctcagaccatctcatttaaaaattacttcttTCTTAAGGGAACATCCAATGTCAATTCacacaaaaaaatggaaagaggGGAACTACGCTACTCACCTTGTTCTTATCTCCAAGTTCTTTGAGTTCATCCTCAATAAGCTTATCAATGGATTTCTCCTCCACTTTTTCTTGGCCAACAGACTTGGGGGCACATGTTTCTGtgcatttcttctttgctgGTAGCTCCTCTGCCtcactttcttgttttttatcatttttacaaCCCTCTTCTTGATTagtcttttcttctctttgacATTCACTGTTCTCATTTTCTAGACAAGGAGATCCTAACTTTTCGTCTGCTGGGTTTTCATTCTTTGCATCATTGGCTTCGGGGGCACCTGATTTTTTCTCATCTAACCCATCTTCCTCatcctcctccttttcttcGTCATCGTCTCCTTCAACATCAGAATATGAGaacttaatctttttatttataggtTTATTAGGCAACTCTGCAAGCTTCACACTAGTATCCTTCCCAAAAACTAGTTCTTCATAAAACTGCAAGAAAAAAGTACAAATACCAGCAGCTCAATGAAGGGTGCACAATTTGACCTTGTAAATCAAGGGAAAGGTGCATTCACTACTTCTACAAACACTCTAAATTGTTTAGTCTAGTGAATGCATTTCTCGGTCATTACGATAACagaaagagcaaaaaaaaaaaaaaattgcacccATGACTAGCAGAATTCTTGCATGAGGAATTTATTAAGAcactataaatattttcttcgGTCCAAAGTTGGTAGAGTAGCCCTCCCTGTCCTTAAGGACTCGCCATAAACGAATCTTGCTTGGCATAAGAACTCAAAACCTTGGTTTAAAGGGGCAGCCACAAATGAATTCTCCTTGGAGCATAAAAGCAAATCTTTCTCCCATAGCCACCCACCGTGTTTGTCACCGCACGAATCGATTTTCAATTTATCCTGGttgaattttgtaaaaaaaaaagagaagaaagaaacgtagaagacaaaaaatatatagaaacatACAGAATCAATAACGTTAATAGCCTCACGCGAGGCTTGGCGCTCCCTTCCCCCGTCACAAGTGATAAAGAATCCTTGAACTCCTGGGTGTAAAGGGTAGGAACCCTTCTTCTTCACTGGCTTCTGCAGTGACAGGCacaatcaaaagaaagaaacacaacATATGCTAATACATATCAACAAACACAGAGAAAGGAAATACAAAGAAGAATACATTGTGAGGGAGGTAGCGTTGCTTTCTCTTCTTGCTGTTGGCAGCGACACTGGCACTGGACTTTGGCTTGTTTTCAGTTGCCATTTATTCGTTTATTCCAGTACAAGAGTTTAAGCTGTACTTCGACGAGGGTTTCTAGCTCTATTACCTCGGACAAGACAAGGAAGACAACAGACCACTTCGATGCTGGACTAAGAAGATTTCTTTGACTTTGAACGTAGTCGAGGTCTCTCATGGTTAGTAGGCCCAAACCCACCATGCCGCTCTGTGGCCCGAAAATTATTCGGGTCCTCGTGTAATCGTTACTCTAGGATCAGAGTGGCATGATTGATTAAGTCTTTTGCTTTCAAGTTGTACAAGAGGGTCCTCGGCCCAAAATTATTGCGCATGTATTAGGGTTTTATTATTCCCAGCCCTTTCTTCATAACTCAACCAAATCCATTACAATAttaaactataactaaaaggtttttttttttttttttacttttttttcttcatttttttttaatggatatttttataaaaaaaatttgttaatgttaaatttttttgtatctcaaacttttataacacgcattccgagtttaatgagttaacccagattttttttttgtttttctttttaattaatttttttgtttaatttattttgttaaattaattatgggatAACCTAGTTTCAtgggttaaccaaattaattatgggttaacctgttatttgtttttttctatacagttatcaaactttcatgacgcgaattccaagtttgagggttaacccaattaattcagattttttttttcttcattagtttttttcttcctattgttttttttttctttagttaatCCATTTAATTATCACTcttttatgacacaaccttgcagccaaacccacatccaaggctattAGTCTGGTGTTGCAGTCatactcacttaaacttgagtcatgtaagtttaatattattataaatattacttttaggtcaagTGTTGCAACTAAACCCAAGGTTTTTTGGTATATCTTTAcagaaaaacctaacactcttagatcttagccttttttgatattttttatgcaagaaaaaaaactttacccATGGCgtgtgtctttgtttttttttctctctctctttttaagccttttactgtggactgcacagtgcaatcTACAGTGAAAAagttgatgcctttagtttttttctttgttttttttattattttttttatttacttttttaatattaatttttttttatttaattatcgaacttttatgacacggatcccaaatttaatgggttaacccaattgattcatagttaattaagattttttttttctctttcttcattagtttttttcttcttatatgttttttttcattattttttatttttaattaatattttttttatttaatttagttcattaatattaaatttttttctatttagttatcgtttgatgcctttagtttttttttttttctttttgttttttttttgttttaatgcctCTGACTGTGGACTGTACAGTGCAGTCCATAATGAAAAGgttgatgccttttgtttttttttttttctttttagttaatttagtttgttaatgttatatttttttatatttagttatcaaactttcatgacacggatcgcgggtttgatggattaacctgaTTTCACAGGTTAGcccaattaattctgggtaacccatcaatttttttttcctatttaattatcaaactttcatgacatgaatccaagatttaac
This genomic interval from Populus alba chromosome 1, ASM523922v2, whole genome shotgun sequence contains the following:
- the LOC118032970 gene encoding ubiquitin-conjugating enzyme E2 20, producing the protein MATVNGYQGNTPVAAPAGTTPSKQTVTAAKIVDTQSVLKRLQSELMALMMSGESGISAFPEGDNIFCWKGTIKGSKDTVFEETEYKLSLSFPNDYPFKPPKVKFETSCFHPNVDIYGNICLDILQDKWSSAYDVRTILLSIQSLLGEPNTSSPLNTQAAQLWSNQQEYRKMVEKLYKPPSAAA
- the LOC118032969 gene encoding uncharacterized protein — its product is MATENKPKSSASVAANSKKRKQRYLPHNKPVKKKGSYPLHPGVQGFFITCDGGRERQASREAINVIDSFYEELVFGKDTSVKLAELPNKPINKKIKFSYSDVEGDDDEEKEEDEEDGLDEKKSGAPEANDAKNENPADEKLGSPCLENENSECQREEKTNQEEGCKNDKKQESEAEELPAKKKCTETCAPKSVGQEKVEEKSIDKLIEDELKELGDKNKRRFLSLDSGCNGVIFVQMRKIDGDPCPKDIVQHMMTSAASTRKHMSRFILRVLPIEVACYASEEEISRAIAPVVEKYFPVDTQDPQKFAVMYEARANSGIDRMKIINSVAKCVPGPHKVDLSNPDKTIVVEIVKTLCLIGVIEKYKELSKYNLRQLTSSK